The genomic segment CAAATCCTTGGGAGAAACTTCTATCTTTACTTCGTGGTTGCAGAGCAACGCCATTCTTTCCAGAAATGGCTCCACATAGAAGAGAGCAGGCTGAGGCTGGGGAACACGGGTGAAACGGCGATAGTTGTTGACGAAAGCCAACAGTTCGGTTCCTGTTTTGTGGATGGTTTCCAAGCCTTGCTTCAGGTCTTTATCCTCTGTAACCCGGGTAAGCAGAGTTTCGCTCAGCGAAGTAACCGGTGTGATGGTATTCATGATTTCATGGGTCAGCACACGAATCAGTTTGATCCAAGAATCCACCTCCTGATTGCTCAGCTCGTGGCTCACGTCGCTCAGGGCGATGATGCGCACGTGCTTGTCTTTCAGCATGGCTTGGGTTTCATGCTTTGCCAGGTGTTCATCCTTCAGCTTTCCTTTTACCTGGTTCATGTGGGTAAGCACATCCGTATCGAGCAACCGGAGGGCTGCCTGATTATGTTGCAGGATGTTGTCGTGACTATCTACCACCAGGATGCCCGTATCCACCGCATTCAGAATCTGCTCGTAATATTTCTCCCGATCCATCTGCTCCTCTCTCGTATGTTGCAGGAAAAGCTTGATGCGGTTGAGGGACTGGTGTAGAATATTATCCTCCTTAAACCTCTTCTCCGTAGGAAAGTTGAAGGAGAAATCCCCATTATCTATCGCATCAAAAAGGAAGGTTACCTTCTTGATGTTACGGCGATAGTGGCGGTAGAGGCGAATGTAACCCACTACAGCCACGAGCAAAAGCACGATAATAATCACCTTATTAATATCCATACTTCAAAAACTATAGAATTCTTCACTCTTCACTTTTCGTTCTTCACTTAAATCCCGTATCGCTTAATCTTATTATAAAGCGTCTGGCGGGAAATGCCCAGTCTTGCAGCTACCACCGACAGGTTTCCTTCACATTCCCTGATGGTTTTCTCTATCATTCGGCTCTCCATCTCGTCGAGCGTCTGAACCTCTTCCAGGGGTTTCTCTCTTTTCTGCTGGTTTCCGCCGTCAATATCTTCGGCAGAAATCATTCCGCCATCAGACAGAATCACGGCTTTCTCGATGGCGTGCTGAAGTTCACGGATGTTGCCGTACCAAGGCAAACTGGTAAGTTTTTTCTCAGCTTCTTCCGAAAGACGGAGATTCACCTTATTATATAAATCGCCATATTGATGGAGGAATCTTTCTGCCAATGGAACGATGTCTGATTTTC from the Segatella copri genome contains:
- a CDS encoding sensor histidine kinase — protein: MDINKVIIIVLLLVAVVGYIRLYRHYRRNIKKVTFLFDAIDNGDFSFNFPTEKRFKEDNILHQSLNRIKLFLQHTREEQMDREKYYEQILNAVDTGILVVDSHDNILQHNQAALRLLDTDVLTHMNQVKGKLKDEHLAKHETQAMLKDKHVRIIALSDVSHELSNQEVDSWIKLIRVLTHEIMNTITPVTSLSETLLTRVTEDKDLKQGLETIHKTGTELLAFVNNYRRFTRVPQPQPALFYVEPFLERMALLCNHEVKIEVSPKDLLVYVDESLLSHVVTNLLKNAVEAFKEKEREDKQECRSADLQSAASKKAFIRLKAYANAQESIIIDVSNNAGLIPEDVASHIFIPFFTTKPEGSGIGLSLSRQIMRVSGGSLSLHQDKAQGITTFRIIIP